One region of Ursus arctos isolate Adak ecotype North America unplaced genomic scaffold, UrsArc2.0 scaffold_33, whole genome shotgun sequence genomic DNA includes:
- the DIRAS2 gene encoding GTP-binding protein Di-Ras2, which produces MPEQSNDYRVAVFGAGGVGKSSLVLRFVKGTFRESYIPTVEDTYRQVISCDKSICTLQITDTTGSHQFPAMQRLSISKGHAFILVYSITSRQSLEELKPIYEQICEIKGDVESIPIMLVGNKCDESPNREVESGEAEALARKWKCAFMETSAKLNHNVKELFQELLNLEKRRTVSLQIDGKKSKQQKRKEKLKGKCVVM; this is translated from the coding sequence ATGCCAGAACAGAGCAACGACTACCGCGTGGCCGTGTTCGGGGCAGGGGGTGTTGGCAAGAGCTCGCTGGTCTTGAGGTTTGTGAAGGGCACGTTCCGGGAGAGCTACATCCCCACGGTGGAGGACACCTACCGGCAGGTGATCAGCTGCGATAAGAGCATCTGCACGCTGCAGATCACGGACACGACGGGCAGCCACCAGTTCCCAGCCATGCAGCGGCTGTCCATCTCCAAGGGCCACGCCTTCATCCTGGTCTACTCCATCACCAGCCGGCAGTCCCTGGAGGAGCTAAAGCCCATCTACGAACAGATCTGCGAGATCAAAGGCGACGTGGAGAGCATCCCCATCATGCTGGTGGGGAACAAGTGCGACGAGAGCCCCAACCGCGAGGTGGAGAGCGGCGAGGCCGAGGCCCTGGCCCGGAAGTGGAAGTGCGCCTTCATGGAGACCTCggccaagctcaaccacaacgtGAAGGAGCTCTTCCAGGAGCTGCTCAACCTGGAGAAGCGCAGGACCGTCAGCCTCCAGATCGACGGCAAAAAGAGCAAgcagcagaagaggaaggaaaagctcAAGGGCAAATGCGTGGTCATGTGA